The nucleotide sequence CGCTGGCTGGGACGGTTCCGACTGTTCCGTTACGAGGTTCGCTGCTGGCAGGGTGGTTTCATTCCGGACATCGCCGAGGCGGTTGACAGCCCGCAGCGCGTGAGTAGCGACGAGGGCCGTGTGAGGCGGGTAATGACGCTCGTTCGTTCGGCCCCGCCGCTGACGTGGGGCCGGGATGAGTTGCGCGTAGGCGACATGTGGAACTCGAATTCACTTGTCTCATGGCTACTTGCGTGCAGTGGTCACGACATGGCGGCCGTCACGCCACCCGGTGGCGGTCGAGCACCGGGCTGGGATGCCGGTCTTGCCCTGGCGGAGCGCGGGGATCAGACAACAACGCAGGCGAGATTAGATCACGTAGACGTGTGACCGGTCGTGTCCGCGACGAGCGCCGCAGCCACGTCCCGAAGCTTCTCGTTGGTCGCCTGAGATATTTCCCGGAGGATCTCAAAAGCCTCATCTGGTGAGCAACGGCGCTGCCCCATCAAAACGCCTTTGGCCTGTTCGATCACAGCGCGAGCCGCTTGAGCTTCGCGCAGCTGATGGTTCTCCTGGGCGAGGGCCCGATACGTTTCGCGGTAACGGGGCAGAGCACGACCTGCCGAGCCGATCCGACGCAGAACGTGCCACCAGTGGTCCTCGTCAGCGTCCGCAGCGGCCAGCGTGTCAGCGAGCGACGCCAAAGCCGCATCGAGGGCTGTGATGTCTTCGCTGTGCTGAACCACGCCGATCACGGAGCCGCCGCTGTCGAATATTGGCTGATGGTTCAGTGTCCAGACTTTCGGGATGAAAGCGCCGTGCTTGGCGGGATCGGGGATGTCGTAACGCTGCACCCAGAGGGTTTCTGGCTGACGGCAGCGCAGTACGCGTTCGAACGATCGTGCGACTCGGTCGACTTGCTCCTCAGTGCTGTTCGGGTTATCCGGAAAAAGGTCGAAAAGAGCCTGATTAAGCAGTTCGCCGCGGGGACGCCGAGTCGCCTCCGCGTAAGCTCCGTTAAGGCCCCGGACACGAAAGTCCCGGTCAATCAGCAAACACGCGGTCGACGCGTTCATCGCGGACAATTTGCCTTCAGCACACTGGAAAAACGAGTTTTCAGACCGAGTCTGTGCCGAATTGCCAGCCAATGCGCATCCTTCCGGTCGACGGTTGGTGTATCCCGAACTCCCAGTTTATCGGGATCCCGTTCGCTGGACGCGGCTTACCATGTACGGACTTCCACGAGATCATGCTGAACGCGGAGCTGCTGCCACGTGGCGCGATGGCGTCCATCGGCACTGCAATAGACGGCCCCCACGGCAGGAACCCACGTACGCATCAGGTCGTCCCGCACGACTGGGCAGTCACTAGGCTCCGGTGCAGTACATAGCGGCGCGGCGAGCCAGACGCGGGTGGTGTTGACTGCTGGGCGTTCGACGGTAGTCATGGCGATTGGTCCTCCTGCTGGACACACCTCTGGACGGACGGGTGCAGAATCCGTGTTTGGGGTGCGTAATGTCTGATGCGTGCAGGTCAATCGTCACGCGGATCAAACACCGAGAACGTCTCATATTCCGACACAACGCGTGTCAGGCCGTAATGCCGAATTCTTTGATCTTTCGATAGATCGTGGCACGCGAGAAGCCCAGAGCTGCAGCTGCGGCTTTCTTGTTCCCATGGTTCTCTTCGAGGCTACGGACGATCGCGTCGCGTTCGAGTGCTTCGATCTGGGTGAGCGCGTGACGGCTGACAACGCGGCACGTCGGCGGCAGTTGATGGACGTCGGCGATTCCGGAACGCTGTCGCTGAACTACGTCGCGCAGCACTTGCCGCAACTCTCGCACATTGCCGGGCCATGAGTATTTTCGCAACTGCTGCATGGCGGCTGGAGAAAGCGTCAAGTCCGAGCCGCGGCTGAGTTGACGAAGGAAATGGGGGACGAGATCAGCAAGATCCTCGATACGGTGCCGAAGCGCTGGCACGCTGATTGTGCGGCTGAAGAATGGCAAGATCAGTGCTCCCACCGCGGCTTCTTGCCTGGCACAGCCAAGGGTCGCACCGACCCACCCATTGTCTTCGTGTCCCTGCAATAGGGCAGCGACCACGGCCAGTTGGGCGTCACTGAGCGTGTCGATATCGCGCAGGATAAGAGTGAAGTTCTCGCGGGCCAGCACCTGCTCGAGTTCGTGGCTGAGCTGCGAGACGTCCGCGAAGTCCTCCGGGGCGAGAACTCGCGGGTGCGAACCTGCCCGATGCTGAGCGACAGAGACCCTGAGCGCTTCACACCGGCCGGTACCGGGCTCTCCCGCAACCACGACCCATTGTCGGTCGCGCACGCAGTGGGAAATCTCCCCGCAGCTGCGCCTCCACGAGGCACTCGTCCCTGCAAGCCCCGGCAAGAGAGGCGCCGACTCCAGAGCAGGCATCAGGTGCGTCACAGAAAAGTCGTTGAGGTGGACGTGAAACAACGCCATATCGAGCCGCAGCTCCGGCGCGAAATTGTCGATCCGCGTGAGACGCCCGGTCTGCCCGCTGGGGAGCGCGCAGATAACGTTGGTGCCTGTCGGCACGTGCGTAGCGTCGAGGGCGTGTTCGAGCAGCGCAGCCTGATCCTCGGCATCAAGGGCGACGCGCAGGCGACGATTCATCAGAACGACCTCATCACCGACAGCGAGCGTGCCTATCTGTGGTGCGCGGCGGCATGCACTCAGATAGGTGTTGAGCAGCTCCGTCTCCGCAGCACTTGCCTGTGCAAGTAGTCGGCCCTCGATCTGATTCGTCGCCGATCGTGCAAGCGTGGCGAGTAGTGGTCCGCCGTCATCGACCCACCCGGTCAGATCGAGGACGCCGGCGAGGGCACCTGAAATCGGGTGGATTATCGGAACACCCGCGCACGCGAGGTGGCCGAGGCAGTCAGCATAATGTTCGGCGCCCACTACCAGAGTCGGTTGCCGGGTCTCAATGGCGGTGCCGATGCCGTTGGTGCCGATGTACTCTTCGGCGTAGCTGTACCCGGGCGCGAGATGTACGTTGTCGAGGGCACTATCGAGACGTCGGCTGGCGGTGATCCGGTTGAGTACAACGCCGTCGGCTGAGGTGAGAATAACGCTCACCGGTTCCTCCGCCAGGCCATCGGCGAGTTGCTGCAGGACGGGCCCCGCAGCCCTCATGAGCGGGCTGTCAAGCTTCGGTTCACGGACGAATACCAAGTCGAGACGATCGGCGGGGACGCTGAGGGCCTTCGAGCGCCGCCATGACGTCGAGATCGCCGCCCGTACGGTGCGGTCGAGCTCGTCATCCGCGAGAAAACGCTCCCGCGCTACCTGCACGTCCTTCGTTGTCATCTTCTGCGCCTGCCGTGTCCGTCTCGCCGCATATGCCTCTCCTGCGAAGTTCGGCGATCTGTAGACAGCGTAGTCCTCCGGGGTTCAGGCTGCGTCTCAAAATGAGACTCAGAGTGAACGGCCTGGGTTGAGGATTCCCCGAGGATCGAAGACTGACTTGATCCCAGTCATCAGCTGGTGTTCCGCTGCGCCCACCATTTGGGTGAGGTAGCGCCGTTTGAGGAGACCAACCCCGTGCTCACCCGTGATCGAGCCGCCGAGTTGCAGACAGTGGGCAACCATCTCATCGAACGCGTTGTGAGCACGCAGCACCATCTCCTCATCCCGAGGATCGAACACAATTGTCGGATGCAGGTTTCCATCGGCGGCGTGACCGAACGTGCCGATCAGAAGGTTATGCCGATTGGCGACGTGCGCAATTGCTTCGAGCATGTGTGTGAGCTGCGGTACAGGCACCACGAGATCATCCAATAGTGTGCTGCCAAGTTGCTCGAGCGCAGTCAGAGCCACCCGCCGCGCTCGCATCAGGGCTTCGCCTTCCTCCGCATCGCTGGTTACATACAGTTCTGTGGCATGTGAGTCGCTGCACGCCTGAGCGCAGCATTTCACCTCCTCGGTTGCGCCAGCCCCGTCGCACTGGACCAGCAGTAGAGCGCCAGCGGACTCATCGAGCCCCATCTTCGTCATCCGGTTGACGGCGGCGATGGTTGTTCGATCCATGAGTTCGGCAAGACACGGGTCAGCGACCGACTGCATCCTCATCACGGCGCAGACCGCGTCAGCCGAGTCCCGGAAGCTCGCGACGAGGGTGGTCACCCCCTCCGGCTTGCGCCGAAGCCGCAAAGTGGCCTCGACAATTACCGCAAGCGTTCCTTCCGAACCGACGAGCAGTTGAGTGAGATTGAGGCCGGCAGAGTTCTTCCGTGTGCTGGCACCCGTGTGGATCATTTGGCCGTCCGGGAGCACTGCTTTGATGCGCGCGACATGATCAGCGGTGACGCCATATTTCGCGCAGCACGCACCCCCTGCGTTCGTGGCGAGGTTGCCGCCGATTGTTGAGATGTCACGGCTGCCCGGATCAGGGACATACCAGAGTCCACACGCCGTCGCCGCCGAAGCGAGGTCACCGTTGATGACGCCGGCCTCGACCGAAGCTGTGCGCCCGTACTCGTCAATCTCCAGGATCCGGTTCATCCGTTCGAGACTTAGGATGATGCACCCGTCGACCGCGTTAGCTCCGCCCGCGAGCCCGGTGCCAGCCCCACGAGTGACCACCGGAACGCTGTATCTATGAGCAGCCTGCAGGGTGGCGACGACATCACTCACGTCGCGGGCGCGAACCACCGCTGCGGGTGTGCCGAAGGTTGTGAGGTGCGAGTGATCGCGCCGGTAACCCACTGACAGAACGGGATCCGTTACCACGACACCACCGAGCGATGCTGTTAGTTCCCGGACCGTGCCCGCAGCGGCCTGGCTCATACGACCTCGAGTTCGCCCATCCGGGACCACTCGGTGCCGGGAACTTCAGTGTGGATGATCCGGGGAGTTTCGCTCAGCGCTGGCCGCATCGCATCGAGGCCCCGACGGAAGTGGTCGGCATTGACGTGCTCCGCACCAGCCTGCCCGTCGAGGAACGCCTCGACGAGCACGAATTCCGCTGGGTCGTCCACACTGCGCGACCACTCGTACCACAGATTCCCTGGTTCAGAGCGCGTGGCTGCAGTGAACTCTTTTGTGATATCCAGCCAGCTGTCCTGGAATTCAGGCCTGACTTTGAACCGCACCACGATGAAGATCATCACGTATCTCGATTCTGCGTGTTAGTAGATATTCGACGGACGGACCATGCCCTCAGCGAGATCACCGAAACCCGGAGCCATAATCGCACCGGGGTTGCCGATGATCTCTTCGACGATCGCGGTTTCGGTGGTGATAAGCAGCGCTGCGATCGATGCCGCGCTTTCCAGCGCAGCGCGCGTTACCTTCAACGGGTCTATGACTCCCTCATCGAACATATCGCCATACTCACCAGTCAGCGCATTGAAGCCGTGCCCGAGTGGCAAATCCGGGACGACACTTGCGACTTCATCACCGTCGTAACCCGCGTTGTTCGCGATCCACCGGATGGGTTCGGTCAGCGACCGGCGCACGATTTCGCTGCCAATCGCTTCGTCGCCAGTCAACTCGAGTCCGGAAGTTGCGCGGTGTGATTGGGCCAGAGCGGTGCCACCACCAGACACGATCCCAGCCTCCTGGGCAGCTCGGGTAGCAGCGAGGGCATCTTCGACGCGAAGCATGCGCTCCTTCAACTCAACACTGGTCGCGCCGCCAACGCGAATGAGGGCGACACTCCCGCTCAACCGAGCGATGCGGGCCTGCAAACTGTCCTGATCCGCCTCGATCTTCGCTCTCTCCAACTGGGCTTCGAGTTGTCCGATCCGAGCGTCGAGCAGCCTCGGGTCACCGTGACCGCCAACGATCGTCGTCGAGTTCTCCGTGACGGTTATCCTGTCGCACGAACCGAGATGTTCGATGGTCACCTCGGAGAGTTCAACACCGGTGTCCTTTGCGACGACGTGTCCGCCGAGCGCAACCGCAAGATCTTGGAGGTCAGCGACACGGCGGTGCCCGAAGCCAGGAGCCCGCACGACAACGGACTGCATGGTGTTGTGCATGTTGCCACCGACCAGCAACTGCAGGGCGGGGCCATCGACATCCTCCGCGAGGACAACAAGTGGGCGTTCGGCGCGCTTCGCGACCTCGATCGCTGGCATAATCTCCTGAACCTTGGTCACCTTCTTGTTGGTGAGCAGGATCACGGGGTTGTCATGGACTGCTTCCATGCGTTCTTGGTCAGTCACCATGTATCCAGAAATGTAACCATGATCGAATTCGATGCCATCCACAACATCGACAGAAATCCCGAGCACATCGCTCTCTTCGGTTGTGACGACACCCGATCTCCCCACATAGTTGACAGCCGTCGCTATGGCCTCGCCGATCGCCTCGTCATCGCTGGCGGCAAGGGCGGCGATACGCTGCAGATCCTCCTTGCCAACGATGTCCACGGCCTGCGCACGAAGTGATTCGACGATGACAGAAACGGCCCGCTCGATGCCGCGCCGCACGCGCATGGGGTTCGCGCCGGATTCGACCGCGGCGAGACCTTCACGCACCATCGCCTGCGCGAGGACAGTTGCGGTAGTAGTGCCGTCACCGACAACACCGTTGGTTTTCATCGCAACCTCTTTGACCAGCTGGGCACCCATGTTCGCGAACGGGTCACGCAACTGGATTTCCCGCGCGATGGTCACACCGTCGTTCGTGATGGTCGGTGGGCCCGTTAGTTTTTCGAGGACCGCGTTGCGGCCTTTGGGGCCGAGGGTCACCTTGACCGCGTCGGCGAGGGCATTGACGCCGTACTCGAGACGCAGACGTGCGTCCTTGTTGTACCGCAGCTCCTTTGCCATGGCATTTCCTCTCATAGTTAAGTGATGTGTGGCGGGTGTTATGGAACGAGAATCGCGCGGCCCCGGACTAGTCCAGCGTCGAGATCGTCTAGCGCAGTCTGAAACTCGTCGAGTTTGTACTTCGTGGTGTGCAAGGTGACTTTCCCCTGGGCTGCGAGCACCATAAGTTCTTGCAGGTCGTTGTAAGAACCCACGAGATTGCCGATGAAGTTGATTTCGGTGGAGATGATGTCGATCGTCGGGACGTCGATGTTCTCGCCGTATCCGACGACGAAGTAGTTTCCGGCGCGACGCAGCATCGCCACGCCCTCGCGGGTGGCACCGCCCTCGCCGACGAAATCGACCACGGCTTCAGCTCCATGACCGCGCGTCAGTTCCAGCACCTGCTCCACCTGTGTGCCATCGGCGACGATCCCGAAGTCTGCGCCGATCTTCAAAGCCAGGTCGACGGCCGCGGGGTTGCGGTCGAGAACGACGATCGTTGCCCCGGAAATCGCCTTCAGCACCTGGATCCCGATATGGCCGAGACCTCCAGCCCCGATGACGACGCACACGTCGCCGGGCCGGGTTGTCCGGGCAACCTTCGCGATCGCGTGGTAGGCCGTCAGTCCTGCATCCGCGAGCGCGGCAACATCAGCGGGCGCGAGTCCGTCATCGATCCGGACCACGCTGCGCGCAGTAGTTCGGATGTATTCTGCGTATCCGCCGTTCGTGTCGATTCCGGGAAAACTGCTGTTCTGGCAGTGCACGTCGTCGCCGAATCGGCAGGCGCGGCACAGCCCGCAGGTGATCAACGGGTGCAGGATCACCTTGTCACCCTCGGAAACATTCGTGACTGCACTGCCGATGGCGTGCACCCATCCCGCATTCTCATGACCGATCGTGTAGGGAAGTGCGACACCGGTTTTTTCTTCCCATTGGCCTTCAAGAATGTGAAGATCCGTCCGGCACACCCCTGCTCCGCCGATCTTCACGATTACGTCGAACGGGCTCTCGACCTTGGGTACGGGAATGTCGTTGAGCTGGAGTTTCGTGTGGTAACCCACAACTTGTACGGCCTTCATGCCGGCCTCCTGGTTGTCCTGATGTCGAGTATTTGGGGTGTGTTGGTATTCCCGCCGTCGGAGTAGCGCGTCGCAAGTAGCCCGCGACAGAAATGGGCGTTGCCTTCCATTGAGATGCGTACTGACTTGGCGCACCGGAGTCGGGTCGGGACTGCCTCGGGGGAGAGCGGACGACCAGCGTCGTCGACAACGACCCGCGACGACGGACAGATACTGAGTCCAATATCAACGCGCCGTCTCAGCAGCGCCGTTTTCTGCTTTCCTGCGGGCAGATCGCGAAGAGTCAGTCGATGAATTTCATCTAGCCGCATGCCCGTTCGCTTCACCTGGGCCTCGACGCACCGTTCCATCGCCGCCGTGTGAGCTTTGCGGAGAAAAGTACGGCGCAACTCCGCAAGGCTCTCCTCCGCTTCCTCCCCGAACGTTCCCCGATAGCCTGCGTTTGCCGCGAGACCAGCGTTGATCTTTTGGCTGTCATGGTGGTCGTCGAGGAGTACGTCCACACTGCCGATGTTGTCGACCATCCGCAGGGCATCCTGCGCGTCAGAGGCCATGAGGTAGGCGAAGTTCGGAGAACAAAACGCGGTGGGGAGCCGAAGATGAACGATTACGCCGTGGTCGTCGAACGTGATGGACCGGACGAAGCCCAGCTCGGTGATCGGCTCATCGAGCTCCGGGTCCGAAACGGTACTGAGCGCTGCGATGATGTCGTCTGCTTTGCATACGGCTGGCGCGGTCATAGCGACGCGGCCTCTCGCGCTCCAGCCGCAACCTCCACCCTGTCGTGCCCGGCTGTTTCACGTGTCGCGAACTCGGCTGGTATTTCGAGATCGTAAAGCGCTGCCGCATTGAGCCCGAGTATCTTTTTCTTCTGTTCCGCCGTGATCGGCGGATACTCGGTCATGTCTTCGGGAATCTGGAAGTCCACGAACTTCTCGATGAGCCATTTCGGCGTCCATAGCGCGTAGTCGCTGCCGAAAAGGATCTTGTCCTCGCCGATCCAGTAGAGAAGTTCGCCCATGATCTGCGCGAAG is from Hoyosella subflava DQS3-9A1 and encodes:
- a CDS encoding ANTAR domain-containing protein, which produces MNASTACLLIDRDFRVRGLNGAYAEATRRPRGELLNQALFDLFPDNPNSTEEQVDRVARSFERVLRCRQPETLWVQRYDIPDPAKHGAFIPKVWTLNHQPIFDSGGSVIGVVQHSEDITALDAALASLADTLAAADADEDHWWHVLRRIGSAGRALPRYRETYRALAQENHQLREAQAARAVIEQAKGVLMGQRRCSPDEAFEILREISQATNEKLRDVAAALVADTTGHTST
- a CDS encoding sigma-54-dependent Fis family transcriptional regulator; translated protein: MTTKDVQVARERFLADDELDRTVRAAISTSWRRSKALSVPADRLDLVFVREPKLDSPLMRAAGPVLQQLADGLAEEPVSVILTSADGVVLNRITASRRLDSALDNVHLAPGYSYAEEYIGTNGIGTAIETRQPTLVVGAEHYADCLGHLACAGVPIIHPISGALAGVLDLTGWVDDGGPLLATLARSATNQIEGRLLAQASAAETELLNTYLSACRRAPQIGTLAVGDEVVLMNRRLRVALDAEDQAALLEHALDATHVPTGTNVICALPSGQTGRLTRIDNFAPELRLDMALFHVHLNDFSVTHLMPALESAPLLPGLAGTSASWRRSCGEISHCVRDRQWVVVAGEPGTGRCEALRVSVAQHRAGSHPRVLAPEDFADVSQLSHELEQVLARENFTLILRDIDTLSDAQLAVVAALLQGHEDNGWVGATLGCARQEAAVGALILPFFSRTISVPALRHRIEDLADLVPHFLRQLSRGSDLTLSPAAMQQLRKYSWPGNVRELRQVLRDVVQRQRSGIADVHQLPPTCRVVSRHALTQIEALERDAIVRSLEENHGNKKAAAAALGFSRATIYRKIKEFGITA
- a CDS encoding FAD-binding oxidoreductase: MSQAAAGTVRELTASLGGVVVTDPVLSVGYRRDHSHLTTFGTPAAVVRARDVSDVVATLQAAHRYSVPVVTRGAGTGLAGGANAVDGCIILSLERMNRILEIDEYGRTASVEAGVINGDLASAATACGLWYVPDPGSRDISTIGGNLATNAGGACCAKYGVTADHVARIKAVLPDGQMIHTGASTRKNSAGLNLTQLLVGSEGTLAVIVEATLRLRRKPEGVTTLVASFRDSADAVCAVMRMQSVADPCLAELMDRTTIAAVNRMTKMGLDESAGALLLVQCDGAGATEEVKCCAQACSDSHATELYVTSDAEEGEALMRARRVALTALEQLGSTLLDDLVVPVPQLTHMLEAIAHVANRHNLLIGTFGHAADGNLHPTIVFDPRDEEMVLRAHNAFDEMVAHCLQLGGSITGEHGVGLLKRRYLTQMVGAAEHQLMTGIKSVFDPRGILNPGRSL
- a CDS encoding putative quinol monooxygenase; translation: MIFIVVRFKVRPEFQDSWLDITKEFTAATRSEPGNLWYEWSRSVDDPAEFVLVEAFLDGQAGAEHVNADHFRRGLDAMRPALSETPRIIHTEVPGTEWSRMGELEVV
- the groL gene encoding chaperonin GroEL (60 kDa chaperone family; promotes refolding of misfolded polypeptides especially under stressful conditions; forms two stacked rings of heptamers to form a barrel-shaped 14mer; ends can be capped by GroES; misfolded proteins enter the barrel where they are refolded when GroES binds); the protein is MAKELRYNKDARLRLEYGVNALADAVKVTLGPKGRNAVLEKLTGPPTITNDGVTIAREIQLRDPFANMGAQLVKEVAMKTNGVVGDGTTTATVLAQAMVREGLAAVESGANPMRVRRGIERAVSVIVESLRAQAVDIVGKEDLQRIAALAASDDEAIGEAIATAVNYVGRSGVVTTEESDVLGISVDVVDGIEFDHGYISGYMVTDQERMEAVHDNPVILLTNKKVTKVQEIMPAIEVAKRAERPLVVLAEDVDGPALQLLVGGNMHNTMQSVVVRAPGFGHRRVADLQDLAVALGGHVVAKDTGVELSEVTIEHLGSCDRITVTENSTTIVGGHGDPRLLDARIGQLEAQLERAKIEADQDSLQARIARLSGSVALIRVGGATSVELKERMLRVEDALAATRAAQEAGIVSGGGTALAQSHRATSGLELTGDEAIGSEIVRRSLTEPIRWIANNAGYDGDEVASVVPDLPLGHGFNALTGEYGDMFDEGVIDPLKVTRAALESAASIAALLITTETAIVEEIIGNPGAIMAPGFGDLAEGMVRPSNIY
- a CDS encoding NAD(P)-dependent alcohol dehydrogenase, which codes for MKAVQVVGYHTKLQLNDIPVPKVESPFDVIVKIGGAGVCRTDLHILEGQWEEKTGVALPYTIGHENAGWVHAIGSAVTNVSEGDKVILHPLITCGLCRACRFGDDVHCQNSSFPGIDTNGGYAEYIRTTARSVVRIDDGLAPADVAALADAGLTAYHAIAKVARTTRPGDVCVVIGAGGLGHIGIQVLKAISGATIVVLDRNPAAVDLALKIGADFGIVADGTQVEQVLELTRGHGAEAVVDFVGEGGATREGVAMLRRAGNYFVVGYGENIDVPTIDIISTEINFIGNLVGSYNDLQELMVLAAQGKVTLHTTKYKLDEFQTALDDLDAGLVRGRAILVP
- a CDS encoding iron-sulfur cluster assembly protein translates to MTAPAVCKADDIIAALSTVSDPELDEPITELGFVRSITFDDHGVIVHLRLPTAFCSPNFAYLMASDAQDALRMVDNIGSVDVLLDDHHDSQKINAGLAANAGYRGTFGEEAEESLAELRRTFLRKAHTAAMERCVEAQVKRTGMRLDEIHRLTLRDLPAGKQKTALLRRRVDIGLSICPSSRVVVDDAGRPLSPEAVPTRLRCAKSVRISMEGNAHFCRGLLATRYSDGGNTNTPQILDIRTTRRPA